One region of Strongyloides ratti genome assembly S_ratti_ED321, chromosome : X genomic DNA includes:
- a CDS encoding FMRFamide receptor — protein MINNNLSNISSKECFCNIITEDLTFQQKILILGLLPTISFIGIIDNIFNFIIYIRNKNSGSRYLAFLSISDFGICLMGILVMFADSLRTYNYTIDQMFSRCMPYLQPLSSMFQMFSVYITVGAAINCYYSVSPRHKNIKNWYSTVKFANKIATYIFVFIVLYNIILFKELETVLCFSNIYGHEIYELCPTDLRISETYMTIYRGYMYAILCAVSPFLILCILTIGILSNYKNKNNSKIEEFKDNMCMNNIEINESNINQNHQDEESPIVLILVVILFLICNIIPLAVNICEFIPGLLNEEQLHFLSDIGNNLVVFNATANFFIYAIFSNSYRQDLLNYSTKLFCFFTNTRLLQTSEAVIV, from the exons atgataaataataatttatctaatatatcatcaaaagaatgtttttgtaatataattaCAGAAGATTTAACATTccaacaaaaaatattaattttaggATTACTTCCAACTATCTCATTTATTggtattattgataatatctttaattttattatatatataagaaataaaaattccgGATCCAGATATCTTGCTTTTTTAAGCATTAGTGATTttg gaATTTGTTTAATGGGAATACTTGTGATGTTTGCTGATTCATTAAGAACATATAATTATACAATTGATCAAATGTTTAGTAGATGTATGCCATACCTTCAACCACTTTCTTCAATGTTTCAAATGTTTTCAGTATATATTACAGTTGGTGCAGctataaattgttattattcTGTTTCTCC tcgtcataaaaatattaaaaattggtATTCAACCGTCAAATTTGCAAATAAAATAGCTACAtacatttttgtttttattgtcttatataatattatactttttaaagaattagaAACTGTTTTATGttttagtaatatttatGGACATGAAATTTATGAATTATGCCCAACTGACTTACGAATAAGTGAAACATATATGACTATTTATAGAGGTTATATGTATGCCATACTTTGTGCTGTATCAccttttttaatactatgcattttaacaataggaatattatcaaattataaaaataaaaataatagtaaaattgaggaatttaaagataatatgtgtatgaataatattgaaataaatgaATCAAATATAAACCAAAATCATCAAGATGAAGAATCAccaattgttttaatattagtagttatattatttttaatatgtaatATAATTCCATTAGCAGTCAATATTTGTGAATTTATACCAGG ACTTCTTAATGAAGAGCAATTACATTTCCTCTCTGATATTGGTAATAATTTAGTTGTTTTTAATGCAACggcaaatttttttatttacgcaatattttcaaattcaTATAGAcaagatttattaaattatagtacaaaattattttgctTTTTTACAAATACTAGATTATTACAAACTTCAGAAGCAGTAATAGTATAA